In Ectothiorhodosinus mongolicus, one DNA window encodes the following:
- the hfq gene encoding RNA chaperone Hfq: MSKGQTLQEPFLNALRKEHIPVSIYLVNGIKLQGQIDSFDQFVVLLKNSVSQMVYKHAISTIVPSRPVKMSGDDDGPDDNG, translated from the coding sequence ATGTCAAAAGGGCAAACCTTACAAGAACCCTTCCTCAATGCGCTGCGCAAAGAGCATATTCCTGTCTCCATTTATTTGGTGAATGGAATCAAGCTGCAAGGGCAGATCGATTCCTTTGATCAGTTTGTGGTGCTGCTGAAAAACAGCGTTAGTCAGATGGTTTATAAACACGCTATTTCCACCATTGTGCCCTCTCGACCGGTGAAAATGTCGGGTGATGATGACGGGCCCGATGACAACGGCTAA
- a CDS encoding ATP phosphoribosyltransferase regulatory subunit — protein sequence MTDSQRWLLPEGIEEALPASAERLESRRRQLLDLYHTWGYELVIPPLVEYLESLLTGTGHGLALQTFKLTDQLNGRLMGLRADMTPQVARIAAHQLAHRDILRLCYIGSVVHTRPVDFAGSRSPMQVGCELYGHAGLDGDFEVLNLMLETLRICQVEAPLLDLGHVAIYRQLVAAAGLEPNEESELFALMQNKAMPDLRAALAAWDIDAAAREHLLVLPELNGDLSVLDEARQRLKTAGSSVQLALDDLEAIARRLQLRHPNLMLHFDLAELRGYHYHTGLVFAAFLPGAGQEVARGGRYDEIGREFGRARPATGFSTDLRTLVRLSTAPAEESSGGIFAPADHDPALQAMVEVLRLEGRRVIQGFQGQVQDPQAAGCAQILVKQNNQWTVVDVSA from the coding sequence ATGACCGACTCACAACGCTGGTTGCTTCCCGAAGGGATTGAGGAGGCGCTGCCGGCATCCGCTGAACGCCTCGAAAGCCGTCGCCGGCAATTGCTAGACCTCTATCATACTTGGGGTTATGAGCTGGTGATCCCGCCACTGGTCGAGTACCTCGAATCTTTGCTCACTGGCACAGGCCACGGCCTGGCACTGCAGACCTTTAAACTCACCGACCAGCTTAACGGCCGGCTGATGGGGCTGCGCGCGGATATGACGCCGCAAGTGGCGCGCATTGCCGCGCATCAGCTGGCGCATCGCGATATTTTGCGCCTTTGCTATATAGGTAGCGTGGTGCATACCCGTCCTGTTGATTTTGCTGGCTCGCGCAGCCCTATGCAGGTGGGCTGTGAGCTCTATGGACATGCGGGTCTGGATGGTGACTTCGAAGTTCTGAATCTCATGTTGGAGACCTTGCGTATCTGCCAAGTGGAAGCACCGCTCCTGGATCTAGGGCATGTGGCGATCTACCGACAACTGGTCGCCGCCGCTGGCCTTGAGCCGAATGAGGAGTCAGAGCTGTTTGCGCTGATGCAAAACAAAGCCATGCCTGATCTACGGGCGGCTTTAGCCGCTTGGGATATCGATGCGGCGGCGCGCGAACATCTATTGGTTCTGCCCGAACTCAATGGTGATCTCAGCGTGCTTGATGAGGCGCGGCAGCGCTTAAAGACCGCCGGTAGCAGCGTGCAGTTGGCGCTGGATGATCTTGAGGCCATCGCTCGGCGTTTGCAGCTGCGCCACCCCAATCTGATGCTGCACTTTGATTTGGCTGAGCTGCGTGGTTACCACTATCACACCGGGTTGGTGTTCGCCGCCTTTTTGCCGGGCGCGGGTCAAGAGGTGGCACGCGGTGGCCGTTATGATGAGATCGGGCGTGAGTTTGGGCGCGCTCGCCCAGCAACGGGCTTTAGTACCGATTTGCGGACTTTGGTGCGTTTAAGTACCGCGCCTGCGGAAGAATCCAGCGGCGGTATTTTTGCGCCAGCCGATCATGATCCGGCCTTGCAGGCAATGGTGGAAGTGTTGCGCTTGGAAGGCAGGCGCGTGATTCAGGGGTTTCAGGGGCAGGTGCAGGATCCGCAAGCGGCGGGTTGTGCCCAGATACTGGTCAAACAGAATAATCAATGGACAGTGGTGGACGTATCAGCATGA
- a CDS encoding adenylosuccinate synthase — protein sequence MSKFVVVLGSQWGDEGKGKVVDLLTEKASAVVRFQGGHNAGHTLVIDGKKTVLHLIPSGILRDGVQCLIGNGVVLSPDALVSEMKMLEDNGVPVRERLRVSESCQLILPCHVSLDHAREKARGASAIGTTGRGIGPAYEDKIARRGLRLGDVFHRERFAAKLGEVLDYHNFVLKHYFKAETLDFQAVLEHALALGEVLGPLVMDVPERLRQLRAEGANVMFEGAQGTLLDIDHGTYPFVTSSNTTAGGACTGSGVGPLDLDYVLGITKAYTTRVGAGPFPTELFDAMGEHLATRGHEFGSTTGRARRCGWFDAVALKRAVAINSISGLCITKLDVLDGLETLRICVGYRCGNVTMTEPPAGADAYAECEAVYEEMPGWQSSTLGITDLEKLPANALSYLQRLEEITGVPVDMISTGPDREQTILKRHPFH from the coding sequence ATGAGCAAATTCGTGGTGGTCCTAGGCAGTCAGTGGGGCGATGAAGGCAAAGGCAAAGTTGTGGACTTGCTCACCGAAAAAGCCTCGGCTGTGGTGCGTTTTCAGGGTGGGCACAATGCCGGACATACCCTGGTCATTGATGGCAAGAAAACCGTTTTGCACCTCATCCCCTCGGGAATTTTGCGGGATGGCGTGCAGTGCCTGATCGGTAACGGCGTGGTGCTTTCGCCCGATGCCTTGGTGAGCGAGATGAAAATGCTGGAAGACAACGGCGTGCCGGTGCGTGAGCGCCTCCGCGTATCTGAATCCTGCCAGCTGATCCTGCCTTGTCATGTGAGTTTGGATCATGCCCGTGAAAAGGCGCGCGGCGCCTCGGCGATTGGTACCACCGGTCGCGGCATCGGCCCGGCTTATGAAGACAAGATTGCCCGGCGCGGCCTGCGTCTGGGGGATGTGTTCCATCGTGAGCGCTTTGCCGCCAAATTGGGCGAAGTGCTGGACTATCATAACTTTGTACTGAAGCATTATTTCAAAGCCGAGACCCTAGATTTTCAAGCGGTGTTAGAGCATGCCTTGGCTTTGGGTGAGGTGCTAGGTCCACTGGTCATGGATGTGCCCGAGCGGCTGCGCCAGTTGCGGGCTGAGGGCGCCAACGTGATGTTTGAGGGAGCGCAGGGGACTTTGTTGGATATCGACCACGGTACTTATCCGTTTGTGACTTCATCCAATACTACGGCCGGCGGCGCTTGCACCGGCAGTGGCGTTGGTCCCTTGGATTTGGACTATGTGCTGGGCATCACTAAGGCCTATACCACTCGGGTTGGTGCTGGGCCTTTCCCCACAGAATTATTTGATGCCATGGGGGAACATTTGGCCACGCGCGGTCATGAGTTTGGCTCGACCACGGGGCGGGCTCGGCGCTGTGGTTGGTTTGACGCGGTGGCCTTAAAGCGGGCTGTGGCGATTAACAGCATCAGTGGTTTGTGTATCACTAAGCTGGATGTGTTGGATGGCTTAGAGACGCTGCGTATTTGTGTGGGTTACCGTTGCGGTAATGTCACCATGACCGAGCCACCTGCAGGTGCCGATGCCTATGCCGAATGCGAGGCAGTGTATGAAGAGATGCCGGGCTGGCAGTCATCGACCCTAGGTATTACTGATCTGGAAAAGCTGCCCGCCAATGCCCTGAGCTATCTGCAGCGCCTGGAAGAGATCACCGGTGTGCCCGTGGATATGATCTCGACCGGTCCCGATCGGGAACAAACCATCTTAAAACGGCATCCATTTCATTGA
- the mutL gene encoding DNA mismatch repair endonuclease MutL: MSIQQLPSLLINQIAAGEVVERPASVLKELLENSLDAGATRLWVDIDQGGLQRIRVRDNGSGIPREQLPLALARHATSKITSLEDLQRVTSLGFRGEALPSIASVSRLSLTSAVADAQSAWRVQVEGSADPSAAEPAAHPIGTTVDVAQLFFNVPARRKFLRTEKTEFSHLEEVARRIALSRFDVGMQLTHNGREVLKLAQGDTAAARDQRVGSVFGQGFLEQSLHMQQEHSGLRLSGWLSLPGFARSQADLQYFYVNGRMVKDRLITHAVRQAYADVLYHGRHPAFLLFLEIDPELVDVNAHPAKHEVRFREARLVHDFLFRSLHRVVAQTRAGSVAATAPLEHADSSAPGLYTGWTASPAQPGLNRGFSPSPAQPGLSLSVQESMATYGKLIAESGSSGLPGSASKDGPNGEAALMPPLGYALAQLHGVYVLAENTEGLVLVDMHAAHERITYERLKTAYWNQGLAIQALLLPQVLEVSPMEADLAESEAAFFTQMGIELDRSGPQQITVRGLPALLAQGDAAVLVRDILADLREHEHSQRLEENINRLLSSMACHGSVRANRSLTVAEMNALLRDMETTERSAQCNHGRPTWIQLSLPALDRLFMRGQ; this comes from the coding sequence GTGAGTATTCAGCAATTACCCTCCCTGTTGATTAATCAGATCGCCGCCGGTGAAGTGGTCGAGCGACCGGCTTCGGTGCTCAAAGAGCTCTTGGAAAACAGTCTGGATGCGGGCGCCACTCGGCTTTGGGTCGATATTGATCAGGGTGGGCTACAACGCATTCGTGTGCGCGACAATGGATCCGGAATTCCCCGCGAGCAATTGCCACTGGCACTGGCGCGTCACGCCACCAGTAAAATTACCAGCTTGGAAGATTTACAGCGTGTCACGAGTTTGGGCTTTCGCGGTGAGGCGCTGCCCAGTATCGCCTCGGTCTCGCGTTTGAGTCTGACTTCCGCTGTAGCGGACGCCCAAAGTGCGTGGCGAGTGCAGGTCGAGGGCTCTGCGGATCCAAGCGCCGCTGAACCGGCGGCACATCCGATTGGCACTACCGTGGATGTGGCCCAGCTATTTTTTAATGTGCCGGCCAGACGCAAGTTCCTGCGCACCGAAAAAACCGAATTCTCGCATCTTGAAGAAGTGGCAAGGCGCATTGCCTTGTCGCGTTTCGATGTCGGCATGCAGCTCACACACAATGGTCGTGAGGTGCTGAAATTGGCCCAAGGTGATACCGCGGCCGCGCGCGATCAGCGGGTGGGTAGTGTCTTTGGCCAAGGGTTTCTTGAGCAGTCTTTACACATGCAACAAGAACACTCTGGGCTGCGCCTTTCCGGTTGGCTGAGCCTGCCCGGGTTTGCCCGTAGTCAGGCTGACCTGCAGTATTTTTACGTCAATGGTCGCATGGTCAAAGACCGCCTGATCACCCATGCGGTGCGTCAGGCCTATGCCGATGTGCTCTACCACGGGCGGCACCCTGCGTTCTTGTTATTTCTGGAGATCGACCCTGAGTTGGTAGACGTCAATGCCCATCCGGCGAAACACGAGGTGCGGTTTCGCGAAGCGCGCCTCGTGCACGATTTTCTGTTTCGCAGCCTACATCGTGTGGTGGCTCAGACCCGCGCAGGCAGTGTCGCGGCCACCGCGCCGCTAGAGCACGCTGATTCGTCTGCGCCGGGACTTTATACGGGCTGGACGGCCTCGCCAGCACAGCCCGGGCTCAACCGAGGTTTTTCGCCCTCGCCAGCGCAGCCGGGGCTGAGTTTGAGTGTGCAAGAGAGCATGGCCACTTATGGCAAGCTGATTGCGGAGTCGGGCTCCAGTGGCTTGCCAGGATCGGCATCGAAAGACGGGCCAAACGGCGAGGCGGCTTTGATGCCGCCACTGGGTTATGCGCTGGCACAGCTGCATGGTGTCTATGTGCTGGCGGAAAATACCGAGGGCTTGGTGCTGGTGGATATGCATGCCGCGCATGAGCGCATCACCTATGAGCGCCTGAAAACCGCCTATTGGAATCAGGGGCTGGCGATTCAGGCATTGCTGCTGCCGCAAGTCCTGGAAGTCAGCCCTATGGAGGCGGATTTGGCGGAATCTGAGGCGGCATTTTTTACGCAAATGGGGATCGAGCTGGATCGCAGTGGCCCGCAACAGATTACCGTGCGCGGCTTGCCTGCCTTGCTGGCGCAGGGCGATGCAGCGGTTTTGGTGCGTGATATTTTAGCGGACCTGCGCGAGCATGAGCATTCCCAGCGTCTTGAGGAAAATATCAATCGACTGCTTTCCAGCATGGCGTGTCATGGGTCCGTGCGTGCCAATCGCTCATTGACCGTGGCGGAGATGAATGCCTTGTTGCGCGATATGGAGACCACAGAGCGCAGCGCCCAGTGTAATCACGGTCGTCCGACTTGGATTCAGTTGTCGCTGCCGGCTTTGGATCGCCTGTTTATGAGGGGGCAATGA
- the hflX gene encoding ribosome rescue GTPase HflX — protein MSSSASTTLFERPQSGERAVLVHVHLPGEDDLRERQEFTELARSAGAQPVAAVSGSRRAPDARYFIGSGKAEEVRDQVEACEAELAIFDHILTPSQERNLEKLLQCRVLDRTGLILDIFAQRARSHEGKLQVELAQLRHMSTRLVRGWTHLERQKGGIGLRGPGETQLETDRRLLGLRIKQLSRRLEKVSQQRQQGRQARRRAEIPTVSLVGYTNAGKSTLFNRLTDAGVYAADQLFATLDPTLRRVDLPDQQAIILADTVGFVRQLPHDLVAAFRATLTETREASLLLHVVDASDPHREEILEQVNAVLEEIGAGDVPQILVFNKIDCLPERPAGVEAATPTSPARVWVSAQTGEGMAALLELIAAQFAQQMVSGWLELPPEAGRARAGLYDLKAVLQEAPLESGGWRLRVKLPERRFEELFRPLGFTPKLQQV, from the coding sequence TTGAGTAGCAGCGCATCTACTACTCTATTTGAGCGTCCGCAAAGCGGCGAACGCGCTGTACTCGTGCATGTGCACTTGCCCGGCGAAGATGATTTGCGCGAGCGTCAGGAGTTCACGGAGTTGGCGCGCTCTGCCGGAGCACAGCCGGTAGCGGCAGTCTCTGGATCGCGCCGGGCCCCCGATGCCCGTTATTTCATCGGCAGCGGTAAGGCCGAGGAAGTGCGCGACCAGGTTGAAGCCTGCGAGGCAGAGTTGGCTATTTTTGATCACATTCTGACCCCCAGCCAGGAGCGTAATCTCGAGAAGCTCTTGCAATGTCGGGTCTTGGATCGCACTGGGCTGATCTTAGATATTTTCGCGCAGCGCGCCCGCTCACATGAGGGCAAGCTCCAAGTGGAGTTGGCCCAGTTGCGCCATATGTCGACGCGTTTGGTGCGGGGTTGGACCCACTTGGAACGGCAAAAAGGCGGGATTGGGCTGCGCGGTCCCGGCGAAACCCAGTTAGAAACTGACCGTCGGCTATTGGGTTTGCGTATTAAACAACTCAGCCGCCGCCTGGAAAAAGTCAGTCAGCAGCGCCAACAAGGCCGCCAGGCCCGGCGTCGCGCTGAAATTCCCACCGTGTCGCTAGTGGGCTACACCAATGCGGGGAAATCCACTTTGTTTAATCGGCTCACCGATGCCGGTGTCTACGCCGCGGATCAATTGTTTGCCACTTTGGATCCGACCTTGCGCCGTGTTGACCTGCCAGATCAGCAAGCCATTATCTTGGCCGATACCGTGGGTTTTGTGCGTCAGCTGCCGCATGATCTGGTGGCAGCCTTTCGTGCCACCCTCACCGAAACCCGCGAGGCCTCCCTACTGCTGCACGTGGTGGATGCCTCTGATCCGCATCGCGAGGAGATTTTGGAGCAGGTCAATGCGGTTTTAGAGGAAATCGGTGCAGGAGATGTGCCGCAAATTCTGGTATTCAATAAGATTGACTGTCTGCCGGAGCGACCGGCGGGTGTCGAGGCGGCAACACCAACATCTCCTGCGCGGGTCTGGGTCTCGGCACAAACCGGGGAGGGCATGGCGGCTTTACTGGAACTGATCGCCGCACAGTTTGCGCAACAGATGGTGAGTGGTTGGCTGGAATTGCCCCCGGAGGCGGGTCGCGCCCGCGCCGGGTTGTACGATTTAAAAGCGGTGCTTCAGGAGGCCCCCTTGGAAAGCGGCGGTTGGCGCCTACGCGTCAAGCTTCCTGAGCGCCGATTCGAGGAACTTTTTCGTCCTTTAGGGTTCACACCCAAGCTGCAGCAAGTCTAG
- a CDS encoding DUF2065 domain-containing protein: MWPELFAALALVLILEGLLPFISPRRWRETMQQALQLPDNTLRLFGLVALILGALLLWWVKS; the protein is encoded by the coding sequence ATGTGGCCTGAGCTGTTTGCCGCGCTGGCGCTGGTGCTGATTTTGGAAGGCTTACTGCCTTTCATTTCGCCCCGGCGCTGGCGCGAAACCATGCAACAGGCGCTGCAATTGCCTGATAATACCCTACGACTTTTTGGCTTGGTGGCGCTGATTTTAGGGGCGCTACTCTTGTGGTGGGTCAAGTCCTGA
- a CDS encoding N-acetylmuramoyl-L-alanine amidase codes for MASGRQINQRRVFLRRALFASSAGVTGLVWPSLLLAAGRVQLHGLRTSVDGEITRLVFDLDGPVEHALFTLSNPDRVVIDMRGVRFTGELPQAELSGSPLRGLRHAVRNDNDFRVVLDLARPANPRSFLLRPTDDARHRLVIDLQQEGAVASAAPASPASQTRSSEPARNPDVIVAIDAGHGGRDPGAIGPAGTFEKDIVLSIARRLERLVAAEPGMQPLMIRTGDYFLPLRERIERARAGHADVFVSIHADAAPNASASGSSVFILSERGASSEAARFLARRENEADSRLGLVTSDKDDVLTSVLLDLSQTGTLESSNTLADSLIGELHRVGKVRSPRVERAGFAVLRSPDVPSVLVEAAFISNPQEERKLRTTRFQESLAEALLGGLRQYFANHAPPNTLLAERRNGNGGTQHVIRRGETLSGIASQYQLSVNQLRRHNGLRGDVIRVGQVLEIPGRGS; via the coding sequence GTGGCTTCAGGGCGACAGATCAATCAGCGACGCGTGTTTTTGCGTCGGGCTTTGTTCGCATCCAGCGCGGGTGTGACGGGGTTGGTGTGGCCGTCACTTTTGCTGGCCGCGGGCCGGGTGCAACTGCACGGACTACGCACCTCAGTCGATGGTGAGATCACCCGCTTGGTTTTTGATTTGGATGGCCCGGTTGAGCACGCCCTATTTACGCTGAGTAATCCCGATCGTGTGGTCATCGATATGCGCGGCGTGCGTTTCACGGGAGAATTACCTCAGGCCGAACTCAGCGGCAGCCCGCTGCGTGGGCTGCGACATGCCGTGCGCAACGACAATGATTTTCGAGTGGTATTGGATTTAGCCAGACCAGCCAATCCCCGCAGTTTTCTCTTGCGACCCACCGATGATGCCCGCCACCGCTTGGTGATTGATTTGCAACAAGAGGGTGCCGTGGCATCAGCGGCTCCAGCATCCCCCGCTTCGCAGACGCGTTCATCGGAGCCTGCCAGGAACCCCGACGTCATCGTCGCCATCGATGCCGGGCATGGCGGTCGTGATCCGGGAGCGATCGGGCCCGCAGGCACTTTTGAGAAAGACATCGTGCTGAGTATTGCGCGGCGTTTGGAACGTTTGGTGGCTGCGGAACCCGGGATGCAGCCTTTAATGATTCGTACTGGGGATTACTTCCTGCCGCTGCGTGAGCGCATCGAGCGGGCGCGGGCGGGGCATGCCGATGTCTTTGTCTCTATCCACGCGGACGCCGCGCCCAATGCCAGTGCCTCGGGGTCTTCGGTGTTTATTCTCTCTGAGCGCGGTGCCAGTAGTGAAGCGGCGCGTTTTCTGGCGCGACGCGAGAATGAAGCCGACAGCCGCTTGGGTCTGGTTACCAGTGACAAGGACGATGTTTTAACCTCGGTTTTACTGGATTTATCGCAGACCGGTACCTTAGAAAGCAGTAATACGCTGGCAGACTCGTTGATTGGTGAATTGCACCGCGTCGGAAAAGTGCGCAGCCCACGGGTGGAACGCGCTGGTTTTGCGGTGTTGCGTTCACCTGATGTGCCCTCGGTATTGGTTGAGGCGGCATTTATTTCTAATCCGCAAGAAGAGCGCAAACTGCGCACCACACGGTTCCAAGAGTCTTTGGCCGAAGCCTTGCTTGGCGGCTTACGGCAGTATTTCGCTAACCATGCACCGCCCAATACGTTGCTGGCGGAGCGGCGTAATGGCAATGGCGGAACGCAGCATGTGATTCGTCGTGGCGAGACTCTATCGGGAATTGCCAGTCAGTATCAGCTGTCGGTCAATCAACTGCGCCGACACAATGGTTTGCGCGGTGATGTGATTCGCGTCGGTCAGGTGTTGGAGATTCCCGGCCGCGGTAGCTAA
- the hflK gene encoding FtsH protease activity modulator HflK, which produces MPWNEPGNNSRDPWGGGSKGGKNQGPPDLEDVLKKLGDRFGSLFGGGGSDGGSGGSMFGKHASAGISLAAILALVIWLASGFFIVSEGERGVVLRFGAFQTVAMPGPNWHFPYPIERAEIVDIDTIRSIQHRALMLTGDENIIDVDVAVQYRVMDPVDFLFNVRNPDTTTRQVMESAIRERIGKSRLDFILGEGRGEIASSARIGVQNALDSYGAGVSITSVSMQQAQPPEPVQEAFADAIRAREDEVRFRNEAEAYANSIIPQARGEAARLTEQAEAYRDQITAQAEGDAARFTQLLVEYQQAPGVTRERLFIETTEAVLGSTSKVFLDVGSGANLMMLPLDQLLRGELSQGTTDSSGLAAPSPLNRPSPGMTRNSPARPDPVRSREVR; this is translated from the coding sequence ATGCCCTGGAACGAACCGGGTAATAACAGTCGCGACCCTTGGGGTGGCGGCAGCAAAGGTGGCAAAAATCAGGGTCCGCCGGATCTCGAGGATGTGCTGAAAAAACTCGGCGATCGCTTCGGCAGCTTGTTCGGCGGTGGCGGAAGCGATGGCGGCAGTGGCGGTAGCATGTTCGGAAAACATGCCTCAGCCGGTATCAGCTTAGCGGCGATCTTGGCGCTGGTGATCTGGTTGGCCTCAGGCTTTTTCATCGTCAGCGAAGGTGAGCGCGGTGTGGTGTTGCGCTTTGGCGCCTTCCAAACCGTCGCCATGCCCGGGCCGAATTGGCATTTCCCTTATCCCATTGAGCGTGCGGAAATCGTCGATATCGACACCATTCGCTCGATTCAGCATCGCGCTCTGATGCTGACTGGTGATGAAAACATCATCGATGTCGACGTCGCCGTGCAGTACCGCGTGATGGACCCCGTTGATTTCTTGTTTAATGTGCGCAATCCCGATACCACGACTCGCCAAGTCATGGAATCAGCGATTCGTGAACGCATTGGTAAGAGTCGACTCGATTTTATTCTCGGGGAAGGCCGTGGTGAAATCGCCAGCAGCGCCCGCATCGGTGTTCAAAACGCGCTGGACTCCTATGGGGCGGGCGTCTCCATCACCTCGGTGAGCATGCAGCAAGCCCAACCGCCCGAGCCTGTACAGGAGGCCTTCGCAGATGCCATCCGCGCCCGTGAAGATGAGGTGCGTTTCCGCAACGAAGCAGAGGCCTACGCCAATTCCATTATCCCGCAAGCGCGTGGTGAGGCCGCCCGCTTAACGGAGCAGGCCGAAGCCTATCGCGATCAGATTACAGCTCAGGCTGAGGGTGATGCGGCGCGCTTTACGCAGCTATTGGTGGAGTACCAACAAGCCCCGGGCGTGACCCGCGAGCGTTTGTTTATTGAAACCACCGAGGCGGTGCTGGGCTCAACCAGCAAAGTATTTTTGGATGTGGGCAGCGGTGCCAATCTGATGATGTTGCCGCTGGATCAGTTGTTGCGTGGTGAACTCTCGCAAGGAACCACTGACTCATCAGGGCTGGCAGCTCCATCGCCGCTTAATAGACCGTCGCCGGGCATGACGCGTAATTCTCCGGCACGCCCTGATCCGGTTCGCTCACGGGAGGTACGATAA
- the hflC gene encoding protease modulator HflC has protein sequence MFRIAAIGTVVALIILALSTYTVDERERVIKFSLGEIVLEDPEPGLHFKFPIVNNVRKFDARIMTLDIPPDRFLTSEAKNVIVDFYAKWRIDDVGQFFRATRGDERNAQDRMAQILRDGMRNEFARFTLDEVVSGDRVTIMGAVRQQALDTAAELGVVLVDVRIRRMDLPDEVSESVFARMRAERERIAQDFRARGREEGERIRARADRERTVIIANAYRVAEEIRGTGDAQAAAIFAEAYNRDEEFFAFYRSMLAYRNTMMGRDNVFVLEPDSEFFRYFRESSGGAGR, from the coding sequence ATGTTCCGCATAGCCGCTATAGGCACGGTGGTTGCCCTGATTATTCTCGCCCTGTCCACGTATACCGTGGATGAGCGTGAGCGTGTCATCAAGTTCAGCCTGGGTGAGATCGTCTTGGAAGATCCGGAGCCGGGTCTGCATTTCAAATTTCCCATCGTCAACAATGTGCGTAAGTTTGACGCGCGCATTATGACGCTGGACATCCCGCCAGACCGGTTTTTGACCAGTGAAGCCAAGAACGTCATCGTCGACTTTTATGCCAAATGGCGTATTGACGATGTTGGTCAGTTCTTCCGTGCCACACGGGGTGATGAACGCAATGCCCAGGATCGTATGGCGCAGATTCTGCGTGACGGGATGCGTAATGAGTTCGCTCGCTTCACCCTCGATGAAGTGGTCTCGGGTGATCGCGTGACGATCATGGGAGCCGTTCGCCAACAGGCACTGGATACGGCCGCTGAGCTTGGCGTCGTGTTGGTCGATGTGCGCATTCGCCGCATGGACTTGCCCGATGAGGTGAGTGAGTCAGTGTTTGCGCGTATGCGCGCCGAGCGTGAGCGTATTGCTCAGGATTTTCGCGCCCGTGGTCGCGAGGAAGGCGAGCGTATTCGTGCGCGGGCTGACCGCGAACGCACGGTGATTATCGCGAATGCCTACCGAGTGGCCGAGGAGATTCGGGGTACGGGTGATGCCCAGGCCGCAGCGATCTTTGCCGAGGCCTACAATCGCGATGAGGAATTCTTCGCGTTCTACCGCAGTATGCTGGCTTACCGCAATACCATGATGGGTCGCGATAACGTTTTTGTGCTCGAGCCTGACTCCGAGTTCTTCCGTTACTTCCGCGAATCCTCCGGGGGCGCAGGTCGATAA
- the miaA gene encoding tRNA (adenosine(37)-N6)-dimethylallyltransferase MiaA — MKLPATLVFLMGPTATGKTQLALQIAKHLPVEIISVDSALVYRGMDIGTAKPTAAERQQVPHHLIDILDPAESYSAAQFREQALALIPQIHARGRLPLLVGGTMLYFRALDFGLDKLPEADPQIRAEIEQLAQEQGWSAVHAQLAQSDPEAAARIHVNDPQRLQRALEVVRLTGQPLSLQQKGQTSGLPWPVLRLGLMPDDRAALRARIAERFESMLTEGLLAEVAGLRARSDLHGGLPAMRAVGYRQALAHLQEELDYSEMVVKAVTATRQLAKRQMTWLRHYPDTALVDPDQVGVERLLQHMNEHLTRLDPSP; from the coding sequence ATGAAGCTGCCGGCAACGCTGGTGTTTCTGATGGGGCCAACGGCGACGGGAAAAACCCAGTTGGCGCTACAGATTGCCAAGCACTTGCCGGTGGAGATTATCAGCGTGGATTCGGCGCTGGTGTATCGCGGCATGGATATCGGTACTGCTAAACCCACTGCTGCTGAGCGTCAGCAGGTGCCACATCATCTCATTGATATTCTTGATCCCGCCGAGAGCTACTCGGCAGCGCAGTTTCGCGAACAGGCTTTGGCGTTAATACCTCAGATTCATGCCCGCGGTCGGCTGCCCTTATTGGTGGGCGGAACCATGCTGTATTTCCGCGCCCTAGATTTTGGTTTAGACAAGCTGCCTGAGGCAGACCCGCAAATACGCGCTGAGATCGAGCAACTGGCGCAAGAGCAGGGCTGGTCAGCGGTGCATGCACAATTGGCGCAAAGCGATCCCGAGGCGGCGGCGCGCATTCATGTCAATGATCCCCAGCGCTTGCAGCGTGCTCTGGAAGTCGTGCGGCTCACCGGTCAGCCGCTTTCTTTACAGCAAAAAGGTCAAACATCGGGTTTGCCTTGGCCGGTGCTGCGATTGGGTCTCATGCCCGATGATCGGGCGGCATTGCGGGCGCGCATCGCTGAGCGTTTTGAATCCATGTTGACAGAGGGGTTGCTTGCGGAGGTGGCGGGACTGCGCGCAAGATCAGATCTGCATGGAGGCTTGCCAGCCATGCGCGCTGTGGGTTACCGACAGGCATTGGCCCATCTTCAGGAGGAACTGGATTATTCGGAGATGGTCGTAAAGGCAGTGACCGCAACGCGACAACTGGCGAAGCGACAAATGACTTGGTTGAGACACTATCCGGATACGGCTTTAGTCGATCCAGACCAAGTCGGCGTCGAGCGTCTGTTGCAGCACATGAATGAACACTTGACACGTCTTGACCCGAGTCCTTAA